The following coding sequences lie in one Arachis stenosperma cultivar V10309 chromosome 5, arast.V10309.gnm1.PFL2, whole genome shotgun sequence genomic window:
- the LOC130982857 gene encoding ACT domain-containing protein ACR8-like, with amino-acid sequence MEWPACTNEYEKLLRRMNTPRVAIDNAVCPTATLVKVDSARRHGILLDAVQVLTDLNLSIKKAYISSDGKWFMDVFHVTDQQGNKLTDESVIKYIEQSLGSIHNERTNHSNGLTALELTGTDRVGLLSEVFAVLADLQCDVVEAKVWTHNGRIASLIYVKDCDSGSTIEDSQKINRIEVRLRNILKGDNDIRSAKTTVALSVMHTERRLHQMMFADRDYERTPILKFTSDSPLVTVQNWAERGYSVVNVQCKDRIKLLFDLVCNLTDMEYVVFHATITTNGDQAYLEFYIRHKDGTPISSEPERQRVIQCLKAAVERRASEGVRLELCAEDKQGLLAEVMRIFRENALNVTRAEISTAGNMATNVFYVTDAIGNTADPKIIESVRQLIGLSNLEVKELPLLWHQKEEREDQTVGGAVWLSIGSLVRRNLYNLGLIKSCS; translated from the exons ATGGAGTGGCCAGCTTGTACGAACGAATATGAAAAGCTTCTAAGACGGATGAACACACCCag GGTTGCCATTGACAATGCTGTCTGTCCCACAGCGACTCTGGTCAAG GTTGATAGTGCCAGAAGGCATGGTATACTATTGGATGCAGTGCAAGTGCTCACTGATTTGAACCTTTCAATTAAAAAGGCCTATATTTCCTCCGATGGAAAGTGGTTCATGGATG TTTTTCATGTAACGGATCAACAAGGAAACAAGCTAACAGATGAGAGCGTTATAAAATACATCGAACAG TCATTGGGAAGTATTCACAATGAGAGAACCAATCACTCAAACGGTCTCACTGCTTTGGAATTAACCGGTACAGACCGAGTCGGCCTTCTATCGGAGGTGTTCGCAGTGCTAGCTGATCTTCAATGTGATGTTGTTGAGGCTAAAGTTTGGACTCACAATGGACGCATTGCATCCCTAATCTATGTTAAAGACTGTGATTCTGGTTCCACCATTGAGGACTCCCAGAAAATAAATAGGATTGAAGTGAGGTTGAGAAATATTTTGAAGGGAGACAATGACATTAGAAGTGCCAAAACCACTGTTGCTCTGTCTGTCATGCACACGGAAAGAAGGCTGCATCAAATGATGTTTGCCGACCGTGATTATGAGAGAACTCCCATTCTCAAGTTTACTTCTGATTCTCCTTTAGTGACTGTTCAGAATTGGGCCGAAAGGGGTTATTCGGTTGTGAATGTCCAGTGCAAGGATCGAATCAAGTTATTATTCGATCTTGTATGCAACTTGACAGACATGGAATATGTTGTGTTCCATGCAACTATTACCACTAATGGTGACCAAGCCTACCTG GAGTTTTACATAAGACATAAGGATGGCACTCCAATTAGTTCAGAACCAGAGCGGCAACGAGTAATCCAATGCTTAAAGGCTGCAGTTGAGAGAAGGGCATCTGAG GGTGTTCGACTAGAGCTGTGCGCAGAAGATAAACAGGGGCTTCTAGCAGAGGTGATGAGAATTTTCCGAGAGAATGCGCTGAATGTGACAAGGGCAGAGATATCCACCGCAGGAAACATGGCCACAAATGTGTTCTATGTGACGGACGCCATTGGAAACACAGCCGATCCAAAAATAATCGAATCTGTTAGGCAATTAATCGGGTTAAGCAATTTGGAAGTGAAGGAGTTGCCATTGCTATGGCATcagaaggaagagagagaggatcaaACAGTTGGTGGAGCTGTGTGGCTTTCTATTGGGAGCCTTGTGAGAAGGAATTTGTACAATTTGGGACTAATCAAATCATGTTCTTAA